One window from the genome of Chroococcidiopsis sp. TS-821 encodes:
- a CDS encoding deoxyguanosinetriphosphate triphosphohydrolase — protein MQWRKLLSRSRLFHNLNVEDSGRTAFEKDFDKIIFSSYFRRLKDKTQVFSLVDNDYIRSRLSHSLEASCVGRTLGTLVGQEIVKRHAKELYDYTARDFGDIVAAACLSHDIGNPPFGHAGEDAIQEWFKSPNAAAVLSLLTPGQQADFKCFEGNAQGFRILTKLDKPQHRQGLQFTCATLATFTKYPREAGINSNSFNKYNSNSDNKSTKKHGFFQEEKELFAQIAQEVGLIRRQKDIAWWCRHPLVFLVEAADDICYHIVDLEDGFSMGYIDYAEAKMWLIDILEGEKIEQFDDKKEQIKYLRAKAIHKLITEVKQVFLDCEEQLLSGTFDSPLTSQIASGLKLKEIIELTRKNVYEACEVVEVKVAGYQVLGGLLEEFVSAVTNNNLSKSYLTKKLLPNFKDTEQLYSKVLQVTDYISGMTDSYAVSLFKKIKGISLPRGGR, from the coding sequence GAAGAACAGCTTTTGAGAAAGATTTCGATAAAATTATTTTCTCTTCTTATTTTAGAAGATTAAAAGATAAAACACAAGTCTTTTCTTTAGTAGATAATGATTATATTCGCAGCCGTCTAAGTCATAGTTTAGAAGCTTCTTGTGTAGGAAGAACTTTAGGAACGCTTGTCGGGCAAGAAATTGTTAAACGCCACGCCAAAGAATTATACGACTATACAGCACGCGATTTTGGCGATATTGTCGCGGCAGCTTGTCTATCCCATGATATCGGTAATCCACCTTTTGGTCATGCCGGAGAAGACGCAATTCAAGAGTGGTTTAAATCGCCCAACGCAGCAGCAGTATTATCGCTATTAACCCCTGGACAACAAGCCGATTTCAAGTGTTTTGAAGGTAACGCTCAAGGCTTTAGAATTCTCACAAAACTTGATAAACCACAACATCGCCAAGGTTTACAGTTTACTTGTGCAACTTTAGCAACATTTACTAAATATCCTAGAGAAGCTGGGATTAACAGTAACTCATTTAATAAATATAATAGTAATTCTGATAACAAGAGTACCAAAAAACATGGTTTTTTTCAAGAAGAAAAAGAACTATTTGCGCAAATAGCCCAAGAAGTTGGTTTAATTCGTCGCCAAAAAGATATTGCTTGGTGGTGCAGACATCCTTTAGTTTTTCTCGTTGAAGCTGCTGATGATATTTGCTATCACATCGTAGATTTAGAAGATGGCTTCTCGATGGGATACATTGACTATGCAGAAGCTAAAATGTGGTTGATTGATATTCTAGAGGGAGAAAAAATTGAGCAATTTGATGATAAAAAAGAACAGATTAAGTACCTACGAGCTAAAGCAATTCATAAATTAATTACTGAAGTAAAACAAGTTTTTCTCGACTGCGAAGAACAACTTTTATCTGGTACTTTTGACAGTCCATTAACTTCGCAAATTGCATCAGGATTAAAATTAAAGGAGATTATCGAATTAACACGTAAGAATGTTTATGAAGCTTGTGAAGTTGTCGAAGTAAAAGTTGCTGGTTATCAAGTGCTTGGAGGATTGTTAGAAGAGTTTGTTAGCGCTGTGACTAACAATAACTTATCGAAAAGTTATTTAACAAAAAAACTATTGCCTAATTTTAAAGATACTGAACAACTGTATAGCAAAGTTTTACAAGTGACCGATTATATTTCGGGAATGACCGATTCCTACGCAGTTTCCCTGTTTAAGAAAATTAAAGGAATTTCGTTACCGCGTGGTGGAAGGTAG
- a CDS encoding tetratricopeptide repeat protein: MNRLKTSIAILGIVYVLVNTPTVVEAETTQPAIETSIQNYYKQGINQYNKGDVQGAIASFTEVIRLDPANAAAYENRGNARDDLGDHQGAIADYNQAISINPNNATTYYNRGIAYDRLGNNEAAIADYNRAIALNPKFASAYNSRGILRFALGDELNAMADFNQAIQLEPNRPGFYYNRGNARRRRGDNRGAILDYTQVLQLNPKDADAYFNRGIARYNAGEHQSAIADFNQALQIKPNYAEAYYNRALSYSALGNTQQALQDFQQAANLYEQQQKPEYYQDAQERIRELQ; this comes from the coding sequence ATGAACCGCCTGAAAACCAGTATTGCTATCTTAGGAATTGTCTACGTTTTGGTGAATACGCCAACGGTTGTTGAAGCAGAAACAACACAACCAGCAATCGAAACAAGTATCCAAAACTATTACAAACAAGGTATTAATCAGTACAATAAGGGTGATGTTCAAGGCGCGATCGCAAGTTTTACTGAAGTGATTCGTCTCGATCCTGCTAACGCAGCAGCTTACGAAAATCGTGGTAACGCTCGCGACGATTTGGGAGATCATCAAGGCGCGATCGCCGATTACAATCAAGCAATCAGCATCAATCCCAACAATGCAACAACTTACTACAATCGGGGAATTGCTTACGATAGGTTAGGAAACAATGAAGCCGCGATCGCTGATTACAATCGCGCGATCGCACTCAATCCGAAGTTTGCTTCAGCTTACAACAGTCGGGGAATTCTGCGGTTTGCGCTGGGTGACGAACTCAACGCAATGGCTGATTTTAACCAAGCGATTCAACTCGAACCAAATCGACCTGGATTTTATTACAATCGTGGCAATGCACGGCGACGTCGCGGTGACAATCGCGGTGCAATTCTCGACTACACTCAAGTCTTACAGTTAAATCCTAAAGATGCAGATGCGTATTTTAATCGCGGTATTGCGCGGTACAACGCAGGCGAACACCAAAGTGCGATCGCTGACTTTAACCAAGCCCTACAAATCAAGCCCAATTACGCAGAAGCATACTACAACCGCGCACTTTCCTACAGCGCTTTAGGGAACACTCAGCAAGCGTTGCAAGACTTCCAACAAGCAGCTAACCTCTATGAGCAACAACAAAAACCAGAGTATTATCAAGATGCTCAAGAACGCATTAGAGAACTGCAATGA
- a CDS encoding Uma2 family endonuclease, which translates to MVTSTQSTPTISLEEFLQLPETKPASEYIDGQVYQKPMPQGEHSTIQTELTSAINRVGKPQKLAYAFTELRCTFGGGSIVPDIAVFEWQHIPLLPNGRIANKFEIHPDWTIEILSPQQPPNRVIRKISLCLKQGTKLAWLIDPEDESVTVFQPNQLPELKEAQDILPVLDVLKDWQLPAAELFGWLRFA; encoded by the coding sequence ATGGTAACTTCAACTCAATCGACACCAACAATTTCTTTAGAAGAGTTTCTCCAATTACCAGAGACCAAACCTGCAAGTGAATATATCGACGGTCAAGTTTACCAAAAACCTATGCCCCAAGGAGAACACAGTACAATTCAAACCGAGTTAACCTCTGCAATTAATCGAGTTGGTAAACCGCAGAAGCTAGCTTACGCCTTTACTGAATTACGCTGCACCTTTGGCGGTGGTTCAATCGTACCAGATATCGCCGTTTTTGAATGGCAACACATACCGTTACTTCCTAATGGCAGAATTGCGAATAAGTTTGAAATTCACCCAGATTGGACAATCGAAATTCTTTCTCCTCAACAACCTCCCAATCGCGTCATTCGTAAAATCAGCCTTTGTCTTAAGCAGGGAACTAAGTTAGCTTGGCTTATCGATCCTGAGGATGAATCTGTCACCGTATTTCAACCTAACCAGCTACCAGAATTGAAAGAAGCACAAGACATCTTACCAGTTTTGGATGTGCTAAAAGATTGGCAACTCCCCGCAGCTGAATTGTTTGGTTGGTTGCGTTTTGCGTAA
- the dxr gene encoding 1-deoxy-D-xylulose-5-phosphate reductoisomerase: MKAITLLGSTGSIGTQTLDIVAQYPDQFRIVGLAAGRNVEMLAAQIRQFRPSIVAICVEDKLPELKEAIADLDPQPILLAGEAGIVEVARYGDAETVVTGIVGCAGLLPTIAAIEAGKDIALANKETLIAGGPVVLPLIEKYNVKLLPADSEHSAIFQCLQGVPDKGLRRILLTASGGAFRDLPVEKLAQVKVADALKHPNWSMGKKITIDSATLMNKGLEVIEAHFLFGLDYDRIDIVIHPQSIIHSLIELQDTSVLAQLGWADMRLPLLYALSYPERLYTDWEPLDLVKAGNLTFKAPDHQKYPCMQLAYAAGKAGGSMPAVLNAANEQAVALFLEEKIRFLDIPRCIEQVCDRHTADNCANPSLEDIVNADRWARQEAIAVCEALDSKMVSQLQ, translated from the coding sequence GTGAAAGCGATTACTCTTCTTGGCTCTACTGGCTCTATCGGTACGCAAACCCTTGATATTGTGGCGCAGTATCCCGATCAATTTCGAATTGTCGGTTTGGCGGCTGGGCGCAATGTAGAAATGCTTGCGGCTCAAATTCGACAGTTTCGACCAAGTATAGTGGCAATTTGTGTAGAAGACAAACTTCCTGAACTCAAAGAAGCGATCGCCGATCTCGATCCACAACCAATTTTGCTGGCGGGTGAAGCTGGAATCGTCGAAGTGGCGCGTTATGGCGATGCGGAAACAGTTGTGACAGGGATTGTTGGTTGTGCTGGCTTATTACCGACGATCGCAGCGATTGAAGCGGGTAAAGATATCGCTTTAGCTAACAAAGAAACGCTGATTGCTGGTGGTCCGGTTGTATTGCCGTTAATCGAGAAATACAATGTAAAACTATTACCAGCAGACTCCGAACATTCCGCAATTTTTCAATGTCTCCAAGGTGTACCGGATAAAGGATTGCGGCGGATTTTACTTACAGCTTCTGGTGGTGCTTTCCGCGATCTTCCTGTGGAAAAGTTAGCGCAAGTTAAAGTCGCAGATGCCTTAAAACATCCTAACTGGTCAATGGGTAAAAAAATCACGATTGACTCGGCGACGTTGATGAATAAGGGCTTGGAAGTTATTGAAGCGCATTTTCTCTTTGGGCTTGACTACGATCGCATCGATATTGTCATTCATCCGCAAAGCATTATTCACTCGTTGATTGAACTGCAAGATACTTCAGTGTTAGCGCAGTTGGGTTGGGCAGATATGCGTTTACCGTTGTTGTATGCTCTATCGTATCCCGAACGCCTTTATACCGATTGGGAACCTCTCGACTTGGTAAAAGCAGGAAATTTGACATTTAAAGCCCCCGATCATCAGAAATATCCTTGCATGCAACTTGCTTACGCAGCAGGTAAAGCCGGCGGATCAATGCCCGCAGTATTGAACGCAGCTAACGAACAAGCGGTAGCATTATTTTTAGAAGAGAAGATTCGCTTTTTAGATATTCCTCGGTGTATTGAACAAGTGTGCGATCGCCATACTGCAGATAATTGCGCCAATCCATCGTTAGAAGACATTGTGAACGCGGATCGTTGGGCGAGACAAGAAGCGATCGCTGTTTGTGAAGCGTTGGATAGTAAGATGGTTAGCCAGCTGCAATAG
- a CDS encoding DNA phosphorothioation system restriction enzyme — translation MYLQQSPEKTYAKRYFDFLRDRNRLRLVVAENKDEYQISKAPRGCPRVPATIQLRPYQRQAVASWFANNGRGTLKMATGSGKTITALFIAAELYQKIGLQVLLVVCPYQHLVTQWAKECEKFNLQPVLAFENLRSWHSTLSTQLYNVRSGNQRFLTAIATNSTLISDGFQSQLRYFPEKTLIVGDEAHNLGAPRLEECLPRNIGLRLALSATPERYFDDAGTQSLFDYFGAVLQPEFTLKEAIARGALVHYLYYPILVELTHAESLAYAKLTKKIGRALLWQQRDNVALENFDYEDLTPLLMQRARLIGAAENKLNALRDLMKSRRETTHTLFYCSDGTQGSRRSANDQLEAVVRILGLELGYRVSTYTAQTPLSEREKLRHQFETGELQGLVAIRCLDEGVDIPAIQTAVILASSGNPRQFIQRRGRVLRPHPGKERATIFDTIVLPPELDRETLEVERNLLRKELRRFVEFADLADNAGEARMKLLGLQKRYGLLDF, via the coding sequence ATGTATTTACAACAATCTCCTGAGAAAACCTATGCAAAGCGATATTTCGACTTTCTGCGCGATCGCAACCGACTGCGATTAGTCGTTGCAGAAAACAAAGACGAATATCAAATCAGTAAAGCACCGCGTGGGTGTCCAAGAGTACCAGCAACAATCCAGCTACGCCCGTATCAGCGTCAAGCTGTCGCAAGTTGGTTTGCGAATAATGGTCGAGGAACGCTGAAAATGGCAACAGGTAGCGGTAAGACGATTACAGCACTGTTTATCGCGGCGGAACTTTATCAAAAAATTGGGTTGCAAGTGTTGCTCGTTGTCTGTCCGTATCAGCATTTAGTGACACAATGGGCAAAAGAATGCGAGAAGTTTAACCTACAGCCAGTGTTAGCTTTTGAAAACTTACGTAGCTGGCATTCTACACTATCAACACAGTTATATAACGTGCGTTCTGGTAATCAACGGTTTTTGACTGCGATCGCAACAAATTCAACGCTCATCAGTGATGGTTTTCAATCGCAACTGCGCTATTTTCCTGAGAAAACATTAATTGTGGGAGACGAAGCGCATAACTTAGGCGCACCACGATTAGAAGAATGTTTACCGCGCAACATCGGTTTACGCCTAGCACTTTCTGCAACGCCGGAAAGGTACTTTGATGATGCGGGAACGCAGTCTTTATTTGATTATTTTGGTGCAGTTTTACAACCAGAGTTTACTTTAAAAGAGGCGATCGCCCGAGGTGCTTTGGTGCATTATCTCTACTATCCGATTTTGGTAGAACTAACTCATGCAGAAAGTCTAGCTTACGCGAAGTTAACGAAAAAGATTGGACGCGCATTATTATGGCAACAACGCGACAACGTTGCGCTAGAGAACTTCGATTACGAAGACTTAACACCATTACTCATGCAGCGCGCGAGGTTAATTGGTGCGGCGGAAAATAAGTTAAATGCTTTGCGCGATTTGATGAAGAGTCGGCGCGAAACGACGCATACGCTATTTTATTGCAGCGATGGTACGCAGGGTAGTCGGCGATCGGCGAACGATCAACTCGAAGCTGTCGTGCGAATCTTAGGCTTAGAACTTGGTTATCGAGTCAGTACCTACACCGCCCAAACACCCTTATCAGAACGCGAAAAGTTACGTCATCAGTTTGAGACTGGGGAGTTGCAAGGTTTAGTGGCGATTCGCTGCTTAGATGAAGGTGTGGATATTCCAGCAATTCAAACGGCGGTGATTTTGGCAAGTTCGGGAAATCCTCGACAGTTTATTCAGCGCCGAGGGCGAGTTTTGCGCCCGCATCCAGGCAAAGAACGTGCCACAATTTTTGACACGATCGTTTTACCGCCAGAGTTAGACCGCGAAACTTTAGAAGTTGAACGCAATCTCTTACGCAAAGAATTACGGCGGTTTGTCGAGTTTGCTGATTTGGCGGATAATGCAGGGGAAGCTCGGATGAAATTGTTAGGCTTGCAAAAAAGATATGGTTTGTTGGATTTTTAA
- the lexA gene encoding transcriptional repressor LexA: MEPLTEAQQELYDWLAEYIRQHQHSPSIRQMMQAMNLKSPAPIQSRLEHLRFKGYIEWTEGKARTIRILNRAQQSVPVLGAIAAGGLLEPFTDTVEQLDFSHLFLPPHTYALRVVGDSMIEDLITEGDLVIMRPVSEPEKLRNGTIVAARVDGYGTTLKRFYRRGDRVTLKPANAKYKPIEVAAAQVQVQGLLVGVWRDYN, from the coding sequence ATGGAACCTCTCACCGAAGCGCAACAAGAATTATATGACTGGTTAGCCGAGTATATTCGCCAGCACCAGCATTCACCATCGATTCGCCAGATGATGCAGGCGATGAATTTGAAGTCTCCCGCGCCGATTCAAAGCCGTTTGGAACATTTACGCTTTAAAGGCTATATTGAATGGACAGAAGGTAAAGCAAGAACAATTCGCATACTTAACCGCGCGCAACAAAGTGTTCCTGTTTTGGGTGCGATCGCCGCCGGTGGTTTACTCGAACCTTTCACGGATACTGTCGAACAATTGGATTTTTCGCACTTATTTTTACCGCCGCATACGTATGCTTTGCGCGTAGTGGGTGACAGTATGATTGAAGATCTTATTACTGAGGGTGATTTGGTGATTATGCGCCCAGTATCCGAACCAGAAAAACTGCGAAATGGTACGATTGTCGCAGCGCGAGTAGATGGGTACGGTACAACTTTAAAACGATTTTACCGTCGCGGCGACCGCGTCACGCTTAAACCCGCCAATGCTAAGTATAAACCAATTGAAGTGGCGGCAGCACAAGTACAGGTACAAGGTCTTTTGGTTGGCGTTTGGCGCGATTATAACTAA